A window from Candidatus Eisenbacteria bacterium encodes these proteins:
- a CDS encoding VOC family protein, protein MTTPPIDPRVRIGHVHLKVSDIDRALEFYCGVLGFELTARLPGAAFISAGGYHHHIGLNTWHSKGGSAPPANTTGLYHVAILYPDRATLADALRRLEDAGIELDGASDHGVSEAIYLHDPDGNGIELYRDRPREEWPRDAAGNFTMVNERLDIAGLLKEPTKEPVRRPE, encoded by the coding sequence ATGACCACGCCGCCCATCGATCCGCGAGTCCGCATCGGACACGTCCACCTCAAAGTGTCGGACATCGACCGGGCGCTCGAGTTCTACTGCGGCGTGCTGGGCTTCGAGCTCACGGCGCGCCTGCCGGGGGCGGCGTTCATCTCGGCCGGCGGGTATCACCATCACATCGGGCTCAACACCTGGCACAGCAAGGGCGGCTCGGCGCCGCCCGCCAACACCACCGGCCTCTACCACGTCGCCATCCTCTATCCCGATCGCGCGACTCTGGCCGACGCGCTCAGGCGGCTGGAAGACGCCGGCATCGAGCTGGACGGTGCTTCGGATCACGGCGTCAGCGAAGCAATCTACCTGCACGACCCGGACGGGAACGGCATCGAGCTCTATCGCGACCGGCCGCGCGAGGAATGGCCCAGGGACGCGGCCGGGAACTTCACCATGGTCAACGAGCGCCTCGACATCGCCGGGCTCCTCAAGGAGCCGACGAAAGAGCCCGTGCGCCGGCCGGAGTAA